One part of the Arachidicoccus terrestris genome encodes these proteins:
- a CDS encoding mechanosensitive ion channel family protein: MINFILLQGASDLGKSTTEEVINGIKGLGKWGDMGMAYLPKIIGALLVGFIGYWLIKWVMRLFITFLRKRHIDESLQTFLSSIIKISFIVLLVLIIISILGFDITGVAALLAGAGFALGSTLNGTLGNFAGGVMILILKPFKVGDLIEAQQQFGIVKEIGIVYTSILTSQNKTIRLPNGALSTGVINNYTDQDNLRIDIKVPVADYTNVDKARQVAIEAMKTIPTVISDPAPDVKVTELTGDGPVLVLWPRIKIKPYDHKNPRQMEADYYSVYFGVRKAVYDAFVLNNISTPSNTFEVTMMGERAPHKGFDV, translated from the coding sequence ATGATCAATTTTATTCTATTACAAGGTGCCAGCGATCTTGGGAAGTCAACCACGGAAGAGGTCATCAATGGTATAAAGGGGCTGGGCAAGTGGGGAGATATGGGTATGGCGTATTTACCCAAGATCATTGGCGCCCTGTTGGTTGGTTTTATCGGTTACTGGCTGATTAAATGGGTAATGCGCCTGTTCATAACATTTTTGCGAAAACGGCATATAGATGAATCACTGCAGACTTTTCTTTCTTCCATAATAAAAATAAGTTTTATTGTTCTTTTGGTGCTGATCATTATCAGTATACTGGGCTTTGATATTACCGGCGTTGCGGCATTGCTGGCAGGCGCTGGCTTTGCACTTGGCAGTACGCTAAACGGGACACTGGGGAATTTTGCAGGCGGGGTCATGATTCTGATTTTAAAGCCCTTTAAAGTAGGCGATTTGATTGAGGCGCAACAGCAGTTTGGGATCGTTAAAGAGATTGGTATCGTTTACACGTCGATATTAACCTCACAAAATAAAACCATACGGTTACCCAATGGTGCATTGAGCACAGGTGTGATCAATAACTATACGGATCAGGATAACCTCCGGATAGATATTAAAGTGCCGGTAGCGGACTACACTAATGTAGATAAAGCAAGACAAGTGGCTATCGAGGCGATGAAGACGATTCCTACAGTCATTTCAGACCCGGCGCCGGATGTAAAGGTGACAGAACTTACCGGAGACGGTCCGGTCCTTGTGCTGTGGCCAAGGATTAAAATTAAACCTTACGATCATAAAAATCCACGCCAGATGGAAGCCGATTATTATAGTGTCTATTTCGGGGTGCGAAAAGCGGTTTACGACGCCTTCGTCTTAAATAATATATCTACCCCAAGTAATACTTTTGAGGTAACGATGATGGGAGAAAGAGCGCCACATAAGGGGTTTGATGTGTAG
- the uvrB gene encoding excinuclease ABC subunit UvrB — MPFELQADYTPSGDQPAAIRQLTDGLNAGEQFQTLLGVTGSGKTFTMANVIQNVQRPTLVLTHNKTLVAQLYGEFKQFFPHNAVGYFVSYYDYYQPEAFMPVSNTYIEKDLSINEELDKLRLQATAQLLSGRRDIVIVASVSCIYGIGNPAEFEKGIIRLHVGQVIPRQAFLHALVNSLYVRTQVDFTRGSFRVKGDTVDINLPYVDYGYRITFFDDEIESIETIDVITNQRMLRMDNAAIFPANLYLAPKDMMQQITYEIQDELRAQIEYFEGIGRHLEAQRIKERVEYDLEMMRELGYCNGIENYSRFFDRREPGTRPFCLLDYFPDDFLCILDESHQTIPQISGMHGGDRSRKLTLVEYGFRLPSAIDNRPLSFSEFESMIGQTIFVSATPGNYELEKTGGVVVEQVVRPTGLLDPPIEIRPSHDQVDDLLDEIDQQVKKGGRVLVTTLTKRMAEEMDKYLKKININSKYIHSDVDTLDRVEILRQLRLGEIDVLVGVNLLREGLDLPEVTLVAILDADKEGFLRNERSLTQTAGRAARNAEGRVIFYADKMTMSMQRTIDETNRRREKQIAYNEAHHIIPTTVAKSKEQVFAQTAVLDIKGFDEHKAYAIGYNEDIIEHKVSESQVDPARRTIPFLEKAVTKVKKQMEKAAKDLDFIEAARLRDEMFALQNELKAKK, encoded by the coding sequence ATGCCTTTTGAATTACAAGCCGATTATACACCCTCCGGGGATCAGCCAGCGGCCATCCGTCAGTTAACGGATGGACTGAATGCAGGCGAACAGTTTCAGACATTATTGGGCGTAACAGGTTCCGGTAAGACCTTTACGATGGCCAATGTCATCCAGAATGTACAGCGCCCCACCCTGGTCCTGACACATAATAAAACCCTGGTGGCCCAATTGTATGGAGAGTTTAAACAGTTCTTTCCGCACAATGCTGTTGGCTATTTTGTCAGTTACTACGATTATTATCAGCCTGAGGCTTTTATGCCGGTCAGTAATACCTATATCGAGAAGGATCTCAGTATCAATGAGGAACTGGACAAGCTGCGGCTTCAGGCCACTGCTCAGCTCCTCAGCGGTCGCCGGGATATCGTGATCGTCGCCAGTGTCAGTTGCATATATGGTATCGGGAACCCTGCAGAGTTCGAGAAAGGAATCATTCGTTTACATGTCGGCCAGGTGATCCCTCGCCAGGCTTTTTTACATGCCTTGGTCAACTCTTTATACGTCCGGACACAAGTCGATTTTACCCGTGGCAGCTTTAGGGTGAAGGGGGACACGGTCGATATCAATCTTCCCTATGTGGACTATGGATACCGGATTACCTTCTTCGATGACGAGATTGAGTCGATTGAGACGATCGATGTCATTACCAATCAGCGGATGCTGAGAATGGACAATGCCGCCATTTTTCCGGCCAATCTGTATCTGGCACCCAAGGACATGATGCAACAGATCACTTATGAGATCCAGGACGAGCTTCGGGCACAGATAGAATATTTCGAGGGCATCGGCCGGCACCTGGAAGCCCAACGTATTAAAGAAAGAGTAGAGTATGACCTGGAAATGATGCGGGAACTGGGGTATTGCAATGGTATTGAGAACTATTCCCGTTTTTTTGACAGGAGAGAACCGGGGACCAGGCCTTTTTGTCTGTTGGATTACTTCCCTGACGACTTTTTATGTATTCTGGACGAATCACATCAGACCATACCCCAGATCTCCGGCATGCATGGAGGAGACAGAAGCAGAAAATTGACACTTGTCGAATATGGATTCCGGCTTCCCAGTGCAATAGATAACCGCCCACTCAGTTTCAGCGAGTTTGAATCCATGATCGGGCAGACCATATTTGTCTCTGCCACGCCCGGCAATTATGAACTCGAAAAAACCGGCGGCGTAGTAGTCGAACAGGTCGTGCGGCCCACGGGTTTATTAGATCCACCGATTGAAATCCGGCCCAGCCATGATCAGGTCGATGATCTTCTGGATGAGATCGACCAACAGGTTAAAAAAGGAGGTCGTGTTCTCGTTACTACGCTAACAAAGAGAATGGCCGAAGAAATGGATAAATATCTCAAAAAGATCAATATCAATTCCAAGTATATCCACAGTGATGTCGATACGCTTGACCGTGTGGAAATCTTACGTCAATTAAGACTCGGAGAGATCGATGTATTGGTCGGGGTGAATTTGCTGCGTGAAGGGCTGGATTTACCGGAAGTGACCTTAGTCGCCATCCTGGACGCCGATAAAGAAGGCTTTTTAAGAAATGAAAGATCCCTAACCCAGACGGCAGGTCGCGCGGCCCGTAACGCAGAAGGCCGGGTCATATTTTATGCAGACAAGATGACCATGAGCATGCAGCGCACCATTGACGAAACCAACCGGCGAAGGGAAAAGCAAATCGCCTATAATGAGGCACACCATATTATCCCTACAACGGTTGCAAAAAGTAAAGAGCAGGTCTTTGCCCAGACAGCCGTCCTGGACATTAAAGGATTTGACGAGCATAAAGCCTATGCGATCGGTTATAATGAGGATATCATCGAACACAAGGTGAGCGAATCCCAGGTGGATCCGGCCAGGCGGACGATCCCCTTCCTGGAGAAAGCTGTTACCAAGGTTAAGAAGCAAATGGAAAAGGCGGCTAAAGACCTGGACTTTATAGAAGCGGCCCGCCTGAGAGACGAAATGTTCGCTTTACAAAATGAGTTAAAAGCAAAAAAATAA